From Leptotrichia wadei, one genomic window encodes:
- the nrdE gene encoding class 1b ribonucleoside-diphosphate reductase subunit alpha yields the protein MVDNRAKKWIYLNNEIMVKKGEDFQLEKDKEAVYSYFVDYVNKNTVFFHNLEEKMRYLIKNDYYIDFYQMYSHDEIKELFKMVYDKKFRFASFMSASKFYQSYALMDDTGEKFLERYEDRISAVSLYLAQGNFEKAKEYALMLINQEYQPATPTFLNSGKKRSGELVSCFLDEMGDNLSGIGYIFDSSMKLSSIGGGVAINLSKIRARGEAIKGVEGRASGVLPIMKILEDIFSYANQLGQRAGAGAVYLNVFHSDINEFLDSKKINVDEKIRIKSLSIGVIVPDKFMQLAMEDEVCYTFNPHTVFLEYGQYLDEMDMNEMYEKLVDNPNVKKKKINARELLVKISQTQKESGYPYLFFKDNVNKEHALKGIGTVKFSNLCTEIMQLSEVSDINAYYEEDTIRRGISCNLGSLNIATVMENKRIKEATKAAIDSLTMVSDLTNIDVVPTIKKANEELHSVGLGAMNLHGFLAKNFIMYESKEALDFCNVFFMMVNFYSLERSMEIAREKGETFKDFERSEYANGNYFNKYVTKEYMPQTEKVKSLFEGIYIPTKEDWANLKEQVMKHGVYNAYRMAIAPNQSTSYIMNSTASVMPVVDTIEVREYGDSTTFYPMPYLTNDNFFFYKSAYDMDQKNILKLISVIQRHVDQGISTILYTKSTDSTRDLARLYIYAHRLGLKSLYYTRTRKATIEECISCSV from the coding sequence ATGGTTGATAACAGAGCTAAAAAGTGGATATACTTAAATAATGAAATAATGGTTAAAAAAGGTGAAGATTTTCAGCTTGAAAAGGATAAAGAAGCAGTTTATTCATATTTTGTAGATTATGTAAATAAAAATACAGTATTTTTTCATAATTTAGAAGAAAAAATGAGATATTTAATAAAAAATGACTATTATATCGATTTTTATCAAATGTATAGTCATGATGAAATTAAAGAGCTTTTTAAAATGGTTTATGATAAGAAATTTAGATTCGCTTCATTTATGAGTGCTTCTAAATTTTATCAAAGTTATGCGTTGATGGATGATACTGGAGAGAAATTTTTAGAGAGATATGAGGATAGAATTTCGGCTGTTTCATTGTATTTGGCACAGGGGAACTTTGAGAAGGCAAAAGAATATGCTTTGATGTTAATAAATCAAGAATATCAACCAGCTACTCCTACTTTTTTAAATTCTGGGAAAAAAAGATCAGGAGAACTTGTTTCGTGCTTTCTAGATGAAATGGGAGATAATTTGAGTGGAATTGGATATATTTTTGACTCATCTATGAAATTGTCTTCGATTGGTGGAGGAGTTGCGATTAACTTGTCTAAAATTAGAGCAAGAGGTGAAGCTATAAAAGGTGTAGAAGGTAGGGCCTCTGGAGTTTTACCAATTATGAAAATTTTAGAAGATATTTTTTCTTATGCAAATCAATTGGGACAAAGAGCTGGAGCTGGGGCAGTTTACTTGAATGTTTTTCACTCAGACATTAACGAATTTTTAGACAGTAAAAAAATAAATGTCGATGAAAAAATTAGAATAAAATCACTATCAATTGGAGTTATCGTTCCAGACAAATTTATGCAGTTAGCAATGGAAGATGAAGTTTGCTATACATTTAATCCACACACAGTATTTTTAGAATACGGACAATACTTGGACGAAATGGATATGAACGAAATGTACGAAAAATTAGTTGATAATCCAAATGTTAAAAAGAAAAAAATAAATGCAAGAGAACTTCTTGTAAAAATTTCTCAAACACAAAAAGAAAGCGGATACCCTTATTTATTCTTTAAAGATAATGTAAATAAGGAACACGCATTAAAAGGAATTGGAACGGTTAAATTCTCAAATTTGTGTACTGAAATAATGCAATTGTCAGAAGTTTCAGATATTAATGCTTATTATGAAGAAGATACGATAAGAAGAGGAATATCATGTAACTTAGGTTCATTAAATATTGCAACTGTTATGGAAAATAAAAGAATAAAAGAAGCTACGAAAGCTGCAATTGATTCACTTACAATGGTTTCAGATTTAACAAACATTGATGTTGTTCCAACAATTAAAAAAGCAAATGAGGAATTACATTCTGTAGGACTTGGAGCAATGAATTTACATGGATTCTTAGCTAAAAACTTCATTATGTATGAAAGCAAAGAAGCACTTGATTTTTGTAATGTATTCTTTATGATGGTTAATTTCTATTCATTGGAAAGATCAATGGAAATAGCCAGAGAAAAAGGAGAAACATTCAAAGATTTTGAAAGATCCGAATACGCCAACGGAAACTACTTCAATAAATATGTGACAAAAGAATACATGCCTCAAACAGAAAAAGTAAAATCACTATTTGAAGGAATCTACATCCCAACAAAAGAAGACTGGGCAAACTTAAAAGAGCAAGTAATGAAACATGGAGTCTACAACGCCTACCGAATGGCAATCGCTCCAAACCAGTCAACATCCTACATAATGAACTCCACAGCCTCAGTAATGCCAGTAGTTGACACAATCGAAGTAAGAGAATATGGAGATAGTACAACTTTCTATCCAATGCCATACTTAACAAATGACAACTTCTTCTTCTATAAATCAGCCTACGATATGGATCAAAAAAATATCTTGAAATTGATTTCTGTAATTCAAAGACACGTAGATCAAGGAATATCAACTATTTTGTATACGAAGAGTACAGATAGTACTAGGGATTTGGCTAGACTTTATATTTATGCACATAGGCTGGGGTTGAAGTCGCTTTATTATACTCGGACTAGGAAGGCTACTATTGAGGAGTGTATTTCATGTTCGGTGTAA
- a CDS encoding thioredoxin domain-containing protein encodes MKKLVKFEKNDCNPCAMVSDLLDKKGVEYERINPFDNPELAVKYRVRSVPTVILFEENEEVKRTIGFKPEEINEIISMM; translated from the coding sequence AAAATGACTGTAATCCATGTGCAATGGTGTCAGACTTATTAGATAAAAAAGGTGTAGAATACGAAAGAATAAATCCCTTTGATAATCCAGAATTGGCTGTAAAATACAGAGTGAGAAGTGTTCCAACAGTAATTTTATTTGAAGAAAATGAAGAAGTGAAAAGAACAATTGGATTCAAGCCGGAAGAAATTAATGAAATTATTTCAATGATGTAA
- the nrdI gene encoding class Ib ribonucleoside-diphosphate reductase assembly flavoprotein NrdI, which produces MYIYYDSKTGNVQRFVKKMERQRSDWHFIKIDPNMKIENEGHFLTFTTKIGEVPEMTDKFLENENNSKLIKSVSSSGNRNWGVFFAVAADKIQEKYGIPVLMKFELSGTNTEVENYINYLENNYK; this is translated from the coding sequence ATGTATATATATTACGATTCAAAAACAGGAAATGTCCAAAGATTTGTAAAAAAAATGGAAAGACAACGTTCAGATTGGCATTTTATAAAAATAGATCCAAATATGAAAATTGAAAATGAAGGGCATTTTCTGACATTTACAACAAAAATTGGAGAAGTTCCAGAAATGACGGATAAATTTTTAGAAAATGAAAATAATAGCAAATTGATAAAATCAGTAAGTTCCAGCGGAAATAGAAACTGGGGAGTATTTTTTGCAGTGGCGGCTGATAAAATTCAGGAAAAATATGGAATTCCAGTTTTAATGAAATTTGAATTGTCGGGAACTAATACGGAAGTGGAAAATTATATAAATTATCTGGAAAATAATTATAAATAA